The region GGCCGAGGCGGCGGAGCGATGGCAAGAAAGGCTTGAAGCGTTACCGATCGTGCTGCAAGTCGGCCCGACGGTGGCGATGGTCGAGTTAATGGGAAACGCGAATCAAGACGAAGCCGCTGAGCGATGGAAGCTGTCGCTCGAATTGACTCCGCCGCACCCACACCCTGATCTGTAGCGGAAGTCGTCAAGACTTTCGATCCACGGCGAGTGCTCTTCCGAAACTCTTGACGAGTTCCGCTACGAAATGCTTCATAACGTTACCTAACCGGGCGGCCATGTCATCTTGCGGCCGCCGAGCAGGTGAAAGTGCAAGTGTGGAACTTCTTGGCCACCATCGTTGCCGCAATTGACCACCAAGCGATAGCCATTGGTTAACCCTTCGGACGCGGCAATTTTCGCTGCCACCATCACACAACGGCCAACGGTTTGCTCATCCTCGTCGTTCAGATCATCCAGCGACATGATCTCGCGTTTGGGGATGATCAGAATGTGCGTTGGCGCTTTCGGGGAAATATCGCGGAACGCCAAACAGGTGTCGTCTTCGAAAACGATGTCGGCGGGAATTTCGCGATCAATGATCTTGGTAAAAATCGATGGCATGGGATTAAACCTTCTCTTGCTTGCCGGCTTTCAAACGAAGGAACGCGTCGAGAAACCCTTGCAGTTCGCTGCCGTTCATCACGGAGTTAAAGCTGCCTACGTAATGTCCCGTTCGCGCATCTTTGACGCGTTGATCGGGGTGCAGAAAGTAGTTGCGAATCTGGCTGCCAAAACCGGTGCGTGCCTGTGTCGCATACTTGCTGGCATCTTCGGCATCGCGACGATCCTCTTCGATCCGAGCCATCTTCGCTCGCAGCATCTTCCAAGCGGTTGCCTTGTTCTGATGTTGGCTGCGTTCGTTCTGGCACTGCACGACGGTGTTGGTCGGAATATGCGTCAACCGAATCGCACTGTCGGTCTTATTGACGTGTTGGCCTCCCGCACCACCGGCGCGATAGGTGTCGACTCGCACGTCTTTTTCCTCGATGTCAATGTCGATCGAATCATCGATTTCCGGCGTCACGCTGACGGCAGCGAAACTGGTTTGACGTTTGCCTTCGCTGTTGAACGGGCTGATTCGCACCAAGCGGTGGACCCCTTCTTCGCCTTTGAGGTAACCGTACGCCATCGGGCCACGCACTGCGATCGAGGCGTGGTTGATCCCGGCTTCTTCGTTTTCTTGGCGGTCGAGCAGTTGGATCGAGTAATCTTGGCTGACGGCCCAAGCGGAATACATCCGCAGCAGCATGTCGGCCCAGTCGTTGGCGTCGGTGCCGCCGTCGCGGGCATTGATCGTGATGATCGCCCCGGCCGAATCGTTGGGGCCGTTCAGCAGTGCTTTGAGCTCCAAATCGTCCAAAATCTTCTCAAGCCGCTCAATTTCCGCCGCCACCTCTTCGGCGATCGATTCGTCCTCTTCGGCCATCTCGAATAGTGCATCAAGATCCTCGACCGCGGTAGACAATTTCCCCATAGGACCGACAATAGCTTTCAGTCCCTTCAACTGTGCAACCACCGCTTGGGCCGCCTCGTTGTCGTCCCAGAAGTCGGGTTGGCCCATACGAGCTTCGATTGACTCTACTTCTTCACGCTTGGCAGCGTAGTCAAAGAGAGTCTCCGAGTTGGACCAGACGCTCGCGGATCTTCTTGCTGCGTTGAACGAATTCGGCATCCACGGGTGGGGTGAGCTCCAAGAAAGCGGGTGTAGAAAGGATCCGATCAGGTAGTGGTTGGATCGGGTTTTGAAGGTGATACAAACAAATCAATCATATCGAGTTAAGGGAAAAAGATACATGGCACGGGTGGTTCTAGCGATGAGTGGCGGCGTCGATTCCAGCGTTGCTGCGCACTTGTTGCTCGAGGCGGGCCACGAGTGTATTGGCGTTTTTATGCGACACGGCGAAGAATCGAGTCGTGTGTGCAGTACCCCATCGGCGACCGAATCGGGGGGCGGTGACCAACCGGGCGGGACGCTACCAGTGCTCGGCGGACTTCACCAAGGTCGTGCCGATCACAAACAAGGCTGCTGTACCGCATCGGATGCCGCCGACGCTCGCCGGGTCGCCTCGAAAATGGGGATTCCTTTCTACGCACTGGATCTGCAAGAAGATTTTCGCCGCATCGTGGACTACTTCGTCGACGATTACCTCAACGGCCGCACCCCAAATCCGTGTGTGAAGTGCAACAATTGGATCAAATTTGGCCGTTTATTCGACTACGCCGACGGGGTTGATGCCGATTTTGTGGCGACGGGACATTACGCCCGGATGATCAAAAACGGCGACCAATCCGAACTGCATCGGGGACTCGATTCCAACAAAGATCAATCGTACGCGCTGTTTGGGATCGGGGCCGAGCGGCTCAACCGGATGTTGTTGCCCGTCGGTGGCTTTGAAAAGCCACGAATTCGTGAAATGGCAATGGAATTAGGGTTGGGCGTCGCCGGCAAACGCGACAGCCAAGAGATTTGCTTTGTCACGCAAGGTCATCACAGCGATTTTGTCAAAGCGAGACGCCCTGAAATGGTGGGGGCGACCGCAGGTGAAATTGTGACCACGGATGGCAAAGTCGTGGGGACGCACCCCGGTTATGAAGCGTTCACGATCGGCCAACGAAAAGGACTTGGCGTTGCCATGGGGACGCCTCATTTCGTCGTGCGAATCGAAACCGAGACCAATCGAGTGGTGATTGGGCGGCAAGAAGCTCTCGCTCGCGATGGTTTGACAGCAAATGAGGCGAATTGGCTGGTCGATTCTGCGACGCTGCCTGATCGGGTGGGCGTGCAGATTCGCTACAACGGATCACCGCTGCCGGCTCGGGTGGTCGTCGATCCTCAAACCTCCGAGCGGTTTACGGTCGAATTTGAAGAGCCTCAGCTAGCAATTGCGCCCGGTCAAGCCGCAGTCGTCTTTGACGGCACTCGAGTGCTTGGCGGGGGCTGGATTCAGTAATCGGAACGATATCGACGAGTCGGCACCCAGATTGCTAGGATGCGGCTTGCTTGTTTTGCCCAATCGTTAAAGTTTTAGGAATGGTTCATGGGTCTATATGACCGCGACTACGGACGCTCGGATGAACGCACCCCGTGGGACCGAGTCCAGAATCCGCGAAGCGTGACGATCATTTTGATCGTCATCAATGTCGCTGTGTTCTTTGTCGACATGATTTTCCAACAGGGTGGCGTCAGTCAGCTGGTTCCATGGCTGGCGGCTCAAGCCAGCACGGTGAAGCAGCCGTGGATGTGGTGGCAATTTCTGACTTACGGCTTTGCGCACGATCCGAACAATATCAATCATATTTTGTTCAATATGATCGGGTTGTTTTTCTTTGGCCGCATCGTCGAACGGCGGATTGGTCAACAAGAGTTCCTTAAGTTTTACCTAGCGGCGATCTTGTTGGGCGGCATCATTGCCTCGCTCTCGTTTTGGTTCCGAGGCGGTGGGCTGGTGATCGGGGCCAGTGGCGCGGTGGTGGCAACGACGATTCTGTTTGCCTTCTACTATCCGCATCAAGAAGTGTTGTTGATGTTCGTGATCCCGGTAAAAGCTTGGATCTTGGCCGTCGCGTTTGTGGCGATGGATTTTGCCGGCGCCTTGGGGTTGATGGGGAATTCCCATACCGCATTTGAAGTCCATCTGACCGGGGCCGCGTTTGCCGCGGCCTATTTCTACCAACGCTGGAATTTCCGCTGGCTCGATTTAGAGGTGCTTTCCGATTTACCGCACTATTTCCGCCAGCGATCACGTCGCATGAAGCTGAAGATTCACGATCCTGATCGCAAACTAAACCAAGAAGCGGCCGAAGCGGACCGAATTTTGGCAAAAATTCACGCCAGTGGCGAAGCGAGCTTAACGCGATCCGAACGCAAAACGTTAGAACGATACAGTCGACGACAACGTGAAAAACGTGATCAGAGCTAGGCAGCGAGCGGACGCTTTTGGGGTCTATCGCTCGGCGAATGAAGCAAAAAAACAAGCTCCAATTGCAATACAATCAACAGTCACCGGCGTCGTGGATCTTGTCAAAGATCCCGGCCCGAGGATCTTTAGCAAGATCCACTACTTCTTTGTCCGAACCAGGATACAAATGATGATTCCACGAGTTTGCGATGTTGCAGCGTGCTTGATGTTTTTCGCGGCGATTGCTGCAAACGTCCATGCTGATGACGACGGGCGTTCGCAACCGCTTGCCGAGGGAGCCAAGGCGATCAATTTTGAATTGCCGGTCGTGGGCAGCAAAGACTTCATCGAATTGCAGCAAGAATACAAAAAGGGACCGGTCGTCGTCATCGTGCTGCGAGGCTATCCCGGATACCAATGTCCGCTGTGCAGCAAGCAGGTCAACAGTTTGGCAAACCGAGCCAAGGCACTCGCTCAAGAGGCATCGCGAGTGATTCTGGTCTATCCAGGCGAAGCGACCTTGCTGCAGCGTCATGCCGAAGAATTCATGGGATCACGTACTTTGCCCGCACCGCTGGTGATGGTCCGCGACGATGCGATGGAGATGGTCACCCAGTGGGGCCTCCGCTGGGATTCGCCTCGCGAAACCGCGTACCCTGCGACCTACGTGATCGATGCAAATGGTCGTGTCGCTTGGGCCAAAGTCAGTAACTCGCACGCCGGGCGAACCACGGTCGAAGAAATCATGAAAGAGCTGCGAAAACTATAGGTGTGAGATAGGCTTCCAGCCTGTCATCGGCCCCCTATTCAAAGTCGTTGATCGCTCCGCGATCATAACGTTCAAAGTCCTAGATCGCTCCGCGATCATAACGCAAGTTCACACTACCACTACAAAATTACGGACACTAGATTGACTGCTCGCATTCATATTGTTGGGATTGGCGACGATGGGCTTGATGGGTTGACCGGTCAAGCAAGAAACTTGATCGACCAAGCGACCGTGTTAGTGGGCCCGACCCAGCTACTCGAAAAAGTTCCGGCATCCGATGCCAAACGCATTGTTGTCGGCAGCAACCTCGAACAGTTGCAGCAATCGATTCGTGATCTCGGCGATCAGCCTGCAGTGGTGTTGGCGGGTGGCGATCCATTGTTTTACGGCATCGCCCGTTACCTGACCGAAACGTTCGGCAAAGATCGTTTTGATGTCGTGCCACACGTCAGCAGCATGCAGTTGGCATTTGCGCGGGTGAAAGAAAGTTGGGACGACGCCTACCTGACCAACCTCGCGACTCAATCACTTGATCGAGTGGTGGACAACATTCGTACCGCCGAACGCGTGGGGATATTTACGACCGAGGATATCTCGCCTTCCGTGGTTGCCGAAGCACTGCTGGATCGCCGCATCGATTACTTTACCGCCTACGTTTGCGAGGACCTTGGCACGCCCGATGAAACCGTGACACAAGGGGATTTGACTTCGATTCGCGGTCAATCCTTTGGCGTCATGAACGTCATGGTTCTGGTGCGAAAATCGGGAGCCGCCGATCGACCCAGCGGCAGTGCGAACCGACGCTTGTTCGGTAACCCCGACGATTTGTTTCTGCAGTCACGGCCCAAGCGAGGTTTGTTGACGCCTGCCGAGGTCCGCTGTATCGCGTTGTCGGAACTGGATCTGACGCCGCAGAGCACGGTGTGGGATGTCGGCGCGGGGTGTGGGTCGTTGGCGATCGAAGCTGCCTCGATTGCGACGCAAGGCAAAGTGTATGCGATCGAGATGGACGCCGAGGATTACGGGTTGATGATCGAGAACGCAAAGATGTTCGATGTTCCCTCGTTGATCCCGGTCCATGGCCAAGCCCCTGAGGCTTGGAAAGACCTGCCCGATCCCGACGCCATTTTCGTGGGCGGCACGGGACGTGTGGTGCCCGATTTGGTTTCGGCCGCGGTGCCACGATTGGCTCAAGGCGGCCGCATCGTCGTCAACGTCTCCAGCCCCGATAACCTGGTTTCGGTCCAGAATGTATTGTCCACCGCCGGTTTGGTTCACGACGTGCGGATGATCAATATTTCGCGAGGCCAGTACCAGATGGAGCGAGTTCGTTTCGAGTCGCTCAATCCAACCTTCTTGGTTTTGGGCCGGAAATCTAAATAATTCTGGCTTGGCTTTGCCGGCTCGTTCTGCGAACTATGCTAGGGACCGATCGAGGGACGTCGCAGGCGTTCCCTCGTAGTGGATTTTGCTAAAAATCCCGCACGCAGGATCTTTTGCAAGATTCGCGACGCCGATTAGCAGGATCTTTAGCAAGATCCACTACGTCCCTGGTTTGTTTTGCATTCAACGATCGGTCCCGTGGATGCCCTTTTCCTCTCTCGTACCCTCGCCATTTGCCATGCAGGTTCACAAGGCTGTTATCACCGCAGCGGCTCCGAAACAGAACACATTGCCGCTGCAACAATTAGTCGACCGCAATGGCGAGACCAAGACGGCGCTGCAATTGATCGTCGAAGAAACGCTCACCGCCGGCATCGAAGACATCTGTGTCGTCATCCAACCTGGGGACCAAGAGGCGTACGAACAAGCCGCTGGGACTCATTTGGCCAGCATCCAGTTTGTCGAACAGCCGGAACCATGTGGCTATGCCGACGCGATCTTTCAAGCCAAATCCTTTGTCGGCGACGAGCCGTTTTTGCATCTCGTGGGTGACCACTTGTACCTCAGCGCATCGGACATCCCGTGTGCAAAGCAGTTGATCAAGATTGCCAAAGAGTTTGAGTGCTCGGTGTCCGCCGTCCAGTCGACTCGCGAAAACAAGCTACCCTACTTTGGCATCGTCAGCGGGCCGCATGTGCCTCGCCGCGATGATTTGTACGAGATCGAAACGGTGGTCGAAAAGCCGACACCAACTTATGCCGAACAAGAACTGGTCACGCCGGGGCTGAGGGCGGGCCATTACCTCGGCTTCTTCGGCATGCACGTGTTGACCGCTGAGGTGATGACGTCGATTGAGCAATTGCTTGCCGATCATGCTTCCGAAAAGCCTTCGCTTTCGGATGCCTTGGCGATGTTGACGTCACGGCAACGCTACCTCGCGTATCGACTGCAAGGTTCACGTTACAACTTGGGTGTTACCTATGGATTGTTGATTGCTCAATTGGCGATCGGATTGTCAGGGCGTGACCGTGATCGGATCTTGACCGAGATGGTCGAATTGCTCGCCACGCGTGCGGAAGGGATGGCGGCTCAATGATTCGTACCGCCACCAACCCGTTGATCGAGATCATCGTTTCGGACGACGATCGGGTGCGTGATCAATCACTCGAATCGGTTTGTCGCGATCAATCGCTAGGTCAATTACTAGAGCACGTCGAAACGCTGGATGCATTTCGTCGCGACGAAGAAAATCTGTATCGCCGCGTGCGGGCGTTATTCTTTTTGTCGGCGATCTACCGGTATCACCTGCCGTCGCGTTTGTCGGTCGAGCAATCGGGGCGGATTCCGTACGAGGGATACGAGCACCTTCTGGCTCGCCGGTTTATGGAAGCAATTGATTGTTTCTTGGCGTTTCAGCAGCAATTCGGCCCGAGTGACGCGCTGGCCAGTGCGTTGTCGCAAGCCTATCACCAGCTCGGGTTTCAAACGCTTGCCGATCAAGTACGCCGTAGCGTTCGCACGGTGCGAGGTAACCAGTGGATGTTTCGCGTCGGCCATCCCGCCGATCACCCATTGCGAATCCGCAGCGAGCTCGTCGAGCTGGATCCCGCGACGGGGACCTCGCCGCTGATGAAAGAAACCACGGCGGTGCGAATGGATTTTTCGCATAGTGCATGGAGCGACATCTTCTTTCTTGGGATGGACTTTCCCGAGGGAGCTCGCGTGCTGAACGTCTCGGTCGACCTCGGAGTGCGTGGGCGAGATTCGCAAACCAAGCCGCCGATCGAGACGTATCTGCGAATCATCGACGAACCGGTGATTCGGTTGACCAGTGTCGATCTCGGCGCGACGACCACGCTGACTTCGATTGCTGAGACCTTCGATTTTGCACGCGACTATTTGGGGCTGCTCAAAGCGGCGTTGATCGCTGCCGGCATCGTCCCGCCAGGGTTAGAGGGTTGCCGTGAATCGATGGAAGACCTGCTGAAGGTCATGCTCGGTCCAGGACGTGGCTTGGAATTGGTCAGCAAGATCAACGATATCCCCAAAGGATCTCGCTTGGCGGTTTCCACCAACCTGCTCGGTTCGTTGATCTCGCTATTGATGCGAGCGACCGGGCAAGTGCACTCGTTGACCGGTCCGCTTAGCGAAGCCGATCGCCGGCTGGTCGCCGCCCGCGCGATTCTGGGCGAATGGCTTGGCGGCAGCGGGGGTGGATGGCAAGATTCCGGCGGCGTTTGGCCCGGCATCAAGCTGATTTGCGGAACCGCTGCGCAAGAGAATGACCCCGAGTTTGGCATCAGCCGCGGACGGTTAATGCCGGTTCACCACGTGTTGGGCAGCGACGAAATATCCGAGGCAACCCGCGACAAGATCCAAAATTCCTTGGTGCTGGTGCACGGCGGGATGGCTCAAAATGTGGGCCCGATTTTGGAAATGGTGACCGAACACTACCTGCTGCGTAGTGAAAAGGAATGGCAGGGCCGAAACGAAGCGATCAAGATTCTTGATGAAGTGGTCGAGTCACTAAAAACAGGTAATATCAAGCAAGTCGGCGATGTCACCACCCGCAATTTCGAAGGGCCCCTGCAGACGATCATTCCGTGGGCAACTAACCGCTTTACCGATTCATTGATCGAGCAGTGCCGCGAGCGATACGGTGACCAGTTCTGGGGATTTTGGATGCTCGGCGGGATGGCGGGCGGCGGCATGGGATTCATTTTTGATCCTAAGATCAAACCCGAAGCCCAGGCATGGCTCGGCGATGCAATGGTCAAAACGAAACGCGACTTGGAAACGTCGCTTCCGTTTGCGATGGATCCGGTGGTCTACGATTTCAAGATCAATGACAACGGCACCAGTTCCGAGTTGCTGTGCGGCAACGACGCGATGCTGCCCGACCGGTATTATGCACTCGTGTTGCCAGCGCTGTTGCGAACACCGCTACGCGATTTGTCGCTGCGAACGCGATCGGAACTCGAGCGGATCAGCAAACGCTGTCACGATGTCGAAACCGGCAGCGCGACTGCGGGAATGTTGTTAGAGAGTATCCTGCCCTCGGCTGCGGTCGAACACTCTAGCGAATCGTCGCTGGGGTCGCTGTTGAATCAAATTGGTTTTGACCGGTTCCAACACGAGCAAATTCGCGCCGATCTGATCAGCGGACGAATCGGGTTGTCACAAAACCGGTTGCCTGCCAACACGATGATCCAAGATGTCAAACCCGAGCATGTCATTGACCTGCGTGAAGGGATTGCTCAGAAGTATGTCGATCTTGGATCGGCAGCAATCAAGTCCGGGAAGGTGGCGGTGGTGACGCTGGCCGCGGGCGTCGGAAGCCGCTGGACCGAGGGGGCTGGGGTCTGCAAGGCGCTTCATCCGTTTTGTCGTTTTGCCGGCCGCCATCGCAGTTTCATGGAGGTGCATCTGGCAAAAAATCGTGCCATCGCCGAACAACTGGATGCCTCGATTCCGCATGTCTTCACTACCAGCCATTTGACCGACCAACCGATTCGCGAATACCTCGATCGCAATGATGCCTTTGGTTTCGGCGACAATTTGATGGTGTCTACCGGGCGAAGTGTTGGGCTGCGGATGATCCCGATGGTGCGTGATTTGCGTTTTTTGTGGGAGGAAACGGCCCAGCAAATCTTGGACGAGCAACAGCAAAAGGTTCGCGAAAGTTTGCGAACGGCGCTGATCGGATGGGCAAAATCGGCAGGCGAGGCCAGTGATTACACCGACAATGTTCCCAGCCAGTGTATTCATCCGGTGGGCCATTGGTTCGAAATCCCCAACATGCTCCGCAGCGGTGTACTGCAGCAGATGTTGCAGCGACAGCCCGAACTGGATTACCTGCTGCTACACAACATCGACACCCTTGGGGCGAACGTCGATCCAGCGTTCTTGGGGCGGCACATCGCTGCGGAAACCACGCTTAGCTTTGAAGTCATCAGCCGCCGATTGGAAGATCGCGGCGGCGGATTGGCGCTTGTCAACGGGCGGCCGCGATTGGTCGAAGGCCTCGCGATGCCCAACGAACAAATCGAGTTCGATTTGACCTTCTACAATTCGATGACGACTTGGATTTCGATCGATGGATTGCTGAAGTCGTTTGGATTGACGCGAGCGGATTTAAGCAACCCTCAGCGTGTGGACCAAGCGATCCGCAGCATGGCGCAGCGGATGCCAACGTACGTCACGCTCAAGGATGTCAAGAAACGCTGGGGCAATGCCCAAGAGGACGTGTTCCCCGTCGCACAGTTTGAAAAACTGTGGGGC is a window of Novipirellula caenicola DNA encoding:
- a CDS encoding histidine triad nucleotide-binding protein is translated as MPSIFTKIIDREIPADIVFEDDTCLAFRDISPKAPTHILIIPKREIMSLDDLNDEDEQTVGRCVMVAAKIAASEGLTNGYRLVVNCGNDGGQEVPHLHFHLLGGRKMTWPPG
- the prfB gene encoding peptide chain release factor 2 (programmed frameshift), coding for MDAEFVQRSKKIRERLVQLGDSLDYAAKREEVESIEARMGQPDFWDDNEAAQAVVAQLKGLKAIVGPMGKLSTAVEDLDALFEMAEEDESIAEEVAAEIERLEKILDDLELKALLNGPNDSAGAIITINARDGGTDANDWADMLLRMYSAWAVSQDYSIQLLDRQENEEAGINHASIAVRGPMAYGYLKGEEGVHRLVRISPFNSEGKRQTSFAAVSVTPEIDDSIDIDIEEKDVRVDTYRAGGAGGQHVNKTDSAIRLTHIPTNTVVQCQNERSQHQNKATAWKMLRAKMARIEEDRRDAEDASKYATQARTGFGSQIRNYFLHPDQRVKDARTGHYVGSFNSVMNGSELQGFLDAFLRLKAGKQEKV
- the mnmA gene encoding tRNA 2-thiouridine(34) synthase MnmA, with protein sequence MARVVLAMSGGVDSSVAAHLLLEAGHECIGVFMRHGEESSRVCSTPSATESGGGDQPGGTLPVLGGLHQGRADHKQGCCTASDAADARRVASKMGIPFYALDLQEDFRRIVDYFVDDYLNGRTPNPCVKCNNWIKFGRLFDYADGVDADFVATGHYARMIKNGDQSELHRGLDSNKDQSYALFGIGAERLNRMLLPVGGFEKPRIREMAMELGLGVAGKRDSQEICFVTQGHHSDFVKARRPEMVGATAGEIVTTDGKVVGTHPGYEAFTIGQRKGLGVAMGTPHFVVRIETETNRVVIGRQEALARDGLTANEANWLVDSATLPDRVGVQIRYNGSPLPARVVVDPQTSERFTVEFEEPQLAIAPGQAAVVFDGTRVLGGGWIQ
- a CDS encoding rhomboid family intramembrane serine protease, which produces MGLYDRDYGRSDERTPWDRVQNPRSVTIILIVINVAVFFVDMIFQQGGVSQLVPWLAAQASTVKQPWMWWQFLTYGFAHDPNNINHILFNMIGLFFFGRIVERRIGQQEFLKFYLAAILLGGIIASLSFWFRGGGLVIGASGAVVATTILFAFYYPHQEVLLMFVIPVKAWILAVAFVAMDFAGALGLMGNSHTAFEVHLTGAAFAAAYFYQRWNFRWLDLEVLSDLPHYFRQRSRRMKLKIHDPDRKLNQEAAEADRILAKIHASGEASLTRSERKTLERYSRRQREKRDQS
- a CDS encoding redoxin family protein, which gives rise to MMIPRVCDVAACLMFFAAIAANVHADDDGRSQPLAEGAKAINFELPVVGSKDFIELQQEYKKGPVVVIVLRGYPGYQCPLCSKQVNSLANRAKALAQEASRVILVYPGEATLLQRHAEEFMGSRTLPAPLVMVRDDAMEMVTQWGLRWDSPRETAYPATYVIDANGRVAWAKVSNSHAGRTTVEEIMKELRKL
- the cbiE gene encoding precorrin-6y C5,15-methyltransferase (decarboxylating) subunit CbiE, whose translation is MTARIHIVGIGDDGLDGLTGQARNLIDQATVLVGPTQLLEKVPASDAKRIVVGSNLEQLQQSIRDLGDQPAVVLAGGDPLFYGIARYLTETFGKDRFDVVPHVSSMQLAFARVKESWDDAYLTNLATQSLDRVVDNIRTAERVGIFTTEDISPSVVAEALLDRRIDYFTAYVCEDLGTPDETVTQGDLTSIRGQSFGVMNVMVLVRKSGAADRPSGSANRRLFGNPDDLFLQSRPKRGLLTPAEVRCIALSELDLTPQSTVWDVGAGCGSLAIEAASIATQGKVYAIEMDAEDYGLMIENAKMFDVPSLIPVHGQAPEAWKDLPDPDAIFVGGTGRVVPDLVSAAVPRLAQGGRIVVNVSSPDNLVSVQNVLSTAGLVHDVRMINISRGQYQMERVRFESLNPTFLVLGRKSK
- a CDS encoding sugar phosphate nucleotidyltransferase gives rise to the protein MQVHKAVITAAAPKQNTLPLQQLVDRNGETKTALQLIVEETLTAGIEDICVVIQPGDQEAYEQAAGTHLASIQFVEQPEPCGYADAIFQAKSFVGDEPFLHLVGDHLYLSASDIPCAKQLIKIAKEFECSVSAVQSTRENKLPYFGIVSGPHVPRRDDLYEIETVVEKPTPTYAEQELVTPGLRAGHYLGFFGMHVLTAEVMTSIEQLLADHASEKPSLSDALAMLTSRQRYLAYRLQGSRYNLGVTYGLLIAQLAIGLSGRDRDRILTEMVELLATRAEGMAAQ
- a CDS encoding UTP--glucose-1-phosphate uridylyltransferase, producing MIRTATNPLIEIIVSDDDRVRDQSLESVCRDQSLGQLLEHVETLDAFRRDEENLYRRVRALFFLSAIYRYHLPSRLSVEQSGRIPYEGYEHLLARRFMEAIDCFLAFQQQFGPSDALASALSQAYHQLGFQTLADQVRRSVRTVRGNQWMFRVGHPADHPLRIRSELVELDPATGTSPLMKETTAVRMDFSHSAWSDIFFLGMDFPEGARVLNVSVDLGVRGRDSQTKPPIETYLRIIDEPVIRLTSVDLGATTTLTSIAETFDFARDYLGLLKAALIAAGIVPPGLEGCRESMEDLLKVMLGPGRGLELVSKINDIPKGSRLAVSTNLLGSLISLLMRATGQVHSLTGPLSEADRRLVAARAILGEWLGGSGGGWQDSGGVWPGIKLICGTAAQENDPEFGISRGRLMPVHHVLGSDEISEATRDKIQNSLVLVHGGMAQNVGPILEMVTEHYLLRSEKEWQGRNEAIKILDEVVESLKTGNIKQVGDVTTRNFEGPLQTIIPWATNRFTDSLIEQCRERYGDQFWGFWMLGGMAGGGMGFIFDPKIKPEAQAWLGDAMVKTKRDLETSLPFAMDPVVYDFKINDNGTSSELLCGNDAMLPDRYYALVLPALLRTPLRDLSLRTRSELERISKRCHDVETGSATAGMLLESILPSAAVEHSSESSLGSLLNQIGFDRFQHEQIRADLISGRIGLSQNRLPANTMIQDVKPEHVIDLREGIAQKYVDLGSAAIKSGKVAVVTLAAGVGSRWTEGAGVCKALHPFCRFAGRHRSFMEVHLAKNRAIAEQLDASIPHVFTTSHLTDQPIREYLDRNDAFGFGDNLMVSTGRSVGLRMIPMVRDLRFLWEETAQQILDEQQQKVRESLRTALIGWAKSAGEASDYTDNVPSQCIHPVGHWFEIPNMLRSGVLQQMLQRQPELDYLLLHNIDTLGANVDPAFLGRHIAAETTLSFEVISRRLEDRGGGLALVNGRPRLVEGLAMPNEQIEFDLTFYNSMTTWISIDGLLKSFGLTRADLSNPQRVDQAIRSMAQRMPTYVTLKDVKKRWGNAQEDVFPVAQFEKLWGDMTAIADISSCFFIAPLRRGQQLKAQAQLDPWKRDGSADYIDSLCRW